Part of the Candidatus Schekmanbacteria bacterium genome, GTACGCAAACTATCAGGAACGCAAAGATAATAACAGTGGGCGTATAATACTTCGCAAAGGCATCAATGAAAAGCTGAGAAGGTGCTTTCTGCGCCTGCGCTTCCTCTACGAGATGAATAATCTTCGATAGTGTAGTTTCCTCATAGGGCTTTGTAATTTCAACCTCAAGAGTGCCTGACCCATTGATGGTGCCTGCAAAAACTTCGCTTCCTTCTCTTTTTTCCGCCGGCACAGACTCTCCTGTTATCGATGCTTCATTTACCTCTGACTCTCCCTTCACAACCTTTCCATCCATTGCTATCTTTTCGCCGGGCAGAATTATCATTATTTCACCTACCTTTACATCAGTAACAGGCACTGAAATCTGATTTTCACCGCGTTGAATACGAGCTTCCTTAGGTGAAAGGTCCATTAGATAACGAATGGAATTTCTGGTCTTATCCATTGTGTAGTTTTGAAGCACATTACCAAGAGAAAAGAGAAAGACTACCATTGCGCCTTCTTCCCATTCGCCTATGAATACTGCGCCCAAAATTGCGATAGTCATCAAGAAGTTCATATCTATGGTCTTATATCTCAGGGCGCTTATTCCGGCACGAGCAACATAGAAGCCTCCAACCAGCATTGCAGCGGCATAAAATCCGATCTCTGCAGGCTCTATGCCGAGAAACTGAAAAACATATGCAAGCGCTATTAGAATGCCGCATATTACAGTGGTTACGGCTTTCCTGTCGTTCTTTATCCATCCCCAAATAGATGTGCTTGTTTCTGTTTGCTCTGAAAGTGGAAATGCAGTATATCCAGCCCTGTCCACAAGATGCATTATCTTATCTATCATTCCTGCTTTTTCACTGTATTTCACTGTCATTCTTGAAAGATTGAAATCTACCCAAGCATCTTCCACTCCCTCGAGATTGCTAAGTTGGCGCTCAAGCTTTACTGCGCAGTCCGCGCAATCCATTCCTCTAACATTGAATGTCATTTTGCGGCTTGCTATAGAATATCCTGCATCCTTTACACGGTAGCCGAATGATTTGATGACAGAGATAATTTCTGAAAGGGAAACTGCATCATGTCTAAATTCCGTATACATCTTCGATGCGGCATAGTTTACTGAGCACCAATCGATACCTTCAAGTTTATTCACTGCGCTTTCTAATTTTGCCGCACAATCTGGACAATCGAGTCCTTCCAACTCTAATGTATCGTGACGAAAGCGCTTCTCTATTTCAGCGCCTTCTTTTTTTACTATGTTTCTCAAAAAATTGACTTCAATGAGATTTGGATCATAGACAATTTTTATACTCTCCGAATTATCAATAAAGGATACCTCTTTTATTCCTTTGATTGTTGAAAGCTTCTCTTCAAGGCGCTTTTCACATCTTCTGCAATCATTTCCATTTATGGGATTTGCTATAACTTCATTTTTCTTCAATGTCTGCGTCATTTTTTACCTCTATCATATTTGTAAAATTGATTATATGAACAATTCTTCATATATTGAGAGCAAAAAAAATTAATCGTGTTCTATATGCTTCAATCCTTCTTCAAAAAGATTCAAAACATGTTCATCATCCAAAGAATAATAAATGATTCTCCCTTTTCGTCTATTTTTAACCAGTCTCAATGACCTCAAAATTCTCAATTGATGAGATATAGCAGAAGGGCTCATACCAAGAAGGCTTGAAATATCACATACACAAAACTCTCCAAGGGATAGGGCATAAAGAATCTTAACCCTTGTCGCATCTCCCAATGCCCGATACAATTCAGCCAATTCTATCACTTCTGTATCAAGAAGCATCTTTCTCGAAGCCTTTTCCACCTTATCCTTATCGATAAGATGAGTTTGGCATTGGGAATCAGACAAATCTATTTCTTCTTTCTTTTTTATTTTATTAGCCATAATTTTGATCAAAGCAATTAACTATATTTGAACATATGTTCATATATCGAAATATTTTTGTCAAGTATTAATTTATTTTTTTCAAAAATTCAATATTGAAAATAATAACCGCACCTTCCTCCTACATCTTCAATATCTCTTTCATCTATAGGGAAAAGACGACAGCTTAGCGGTCTGCCTTTCTTATAAATTCTGCACGAAAGTTGATTTCCGCTTTTATCAAGCAATGGACATTTAAAGCTCATTTCACAACATTTGCCGCACTGAAGACATTTTCCTCGCCTTCTCTTCAATTGCTCTTCAACATATCTTTTCTTGAAACGGACAAGAAAATACCGTCTGACAGTGCCTTTAAAAATCCATGCCCTTTGGATAATTTCCTTCGTTGTCATTTATATATGAGTCCATTTAAAGTGAAAAATAATCAATAATAATTTTTGCTTGTTTAAATAACTACTATATACGCAATTTGTCAAGAGAGACAATTTTTATTGTCAAAATCGTGGATTTAGAAATCATATCGTATAGAGTGGTGATTTAGAGTGGTTATTCTCTCTTACCCCCATTGAAGAATCTATGAAATAGAAATTTATCACAAATCAATATGGTCTTTACAGTCAAGCTCAACAATGAGTGATGAGGATAGATCCTTTGAAAACTAATTTTTTTGAAAGATATGATTTGACAGATGAATTTATTGAAATAATAATCTAACTTACTTATTATTTATATAGCTTTTTTATTCTATTTTTCTATATTTTAATTTTTTCTCTGTCTCCATTGCAAGGGAGGGGAATCTGGCTATGATTCGTAAGGATGGAGAAGGGTGTTATTTCGCGGGAATAGATATTGGTTCGATTTCTGTTAATGTAGCGCTTCTCAACGAAAAAAAAGAAATAATCAAAACTTGGTACCGCCGCTTTCACAGCCATCCAATATCTACAGCAAAAGAAATTTTAAAGGAAGCCATATCTTTGTCTCCCAATTCAAAAATAGCCCTATCTGCAACAGGCAGCGGCGGAAAATTAATCAGCAAAGCTCTCGATGTCTTCTTTTTAAACGAAGTAGTTGCACAGGCAAAAGCTACAGCGCACTTCTACCCCGAGGCAAAAACAATCATAGAAATGGGGGGACAAGATTCGAAACTGATTCTCATTGAAAATACAATCAACGGCAATGGCTTTAAGATAACTGATTTTGCAACAAATACAATCTGCGCCGCAGGTACCGGCTCCTTTTTAGACCAACAGGCGAATCGCCTAGGAATTTCCATTGAAGATGAGTTTTCAGAGTTGGCTTTAAAATCAGAAAAGCCGCCCAGAATTGCAGGCCGCTGTTCCGTTTTTGCAAAAAGCGATATGATTCATCTCCAGCAGATTGGCACCCCTGATTACGATATTGTAGCAGGTCTATGCTACGCCGTTGCAAGAAATTTCAAAAGCAATATTGCCCGAGGCAAAGAGTTTATCAAGCCCGTTGTTTTTCAAGGAGGAGTTGCAAGCAATAGAGGAATGGTAAAGGCATTCCGCGACATCTTAGAATTGAATGAAGAAGAATTCATAGTTCACAAATACAATTCAGTCTCAGGCGCAATTGGATCAGCACTGATTCTCTTTGAAGAGAAAGATGAAAATATAAGGTATATAAGTGAAGAAGAACTTGAAAAATTGAATGAAAAACTAACAGCACTTGAATCAAAACATTTGCCTCCATTGAGT contains:
- a CDS encoding transcriptional regulator; amino-acid sequence: MKKKEEIDLSDSQCQTHLIDKDKVEKASRKMLLDTEVIELAELYRALGDATRVKILYALSLGEFCVCDISSLLGMSPSAISHQLRILRSLRLVKNRRKGRIIYYSLDDEHVLNLFEEGLKHIEHD